A region from the Synergistaceae bacterium genome encodes:
- a CDS encoding chemotaxis protein CheC has protein sequence MADIASFNALQLDAIREVGNIGTGNAATALSGLLSRMINMNVPQTELVSIYELAEHYGDPMQIVGAVFVRSLGGFQCSLIFIQNEEDANLMVELLLKQQFGSQIPINEIPQDMIDSALSEVGNIVLSSFLNAINLLIGTQHQISVPGVAHDMLSSILDVVASIYGQMGETALLVNTELSVEGLEDGRTISGHIILIPDPDALDLLLRKLKVM, from the coding sequence ATGGCTGATATAGCGTCGTTCAATGCGTTACAGCTTGATGCAATTCGTGAAGTCGGAAATATAGGCACTGGCAACGCTGCTACTGCTTTGAGCGGCTTATTATCGCGTATGATAAATATGAACGTTCCGCAGACTGAATTAGTTTCGATCTATGAGCTTGCGGAACATTACGGCGACCCTATGCAGATAGTCGGTGCTGTTTTCGTGCGGTCTCTTGGCGGCTTTCAATGCAGCTTGATATTTATTCAGAATGAGGAAGACGCAAATTTAATGGTCGAGTTGTTGTTAAAGCAGCAGTTCGGCTCGCAAATTCCGATTAACGAGATACCGCAGGACATGATTGACAGCGCATTAAGTGAAGTAGGAAATATAGTATTAAGCTCGTTCTTGAACGCTATAAATTTATTAATCGGCACTCAGCATCAAATAAGCGTACCCGGTGTAGCACATGATATGTTGAGTTCGATTCTTGATGTAGTAGCTTCGATTTATGGGCAGATGGGAGAGACCGCCCTGCTCGTTAATACAGAACTAAGCGTAGAAGGTCTTGAAGATGGCCGGACAATTTCCGGGCATATAATATTAATTCCCGACCCTGATGCCCTCGATTTGCTGCTAAGAAAGCTGAAGGTGATGTGA